The [Clostridium] scindens ATCC 35704 nucleotide sequence TCTTCGCCATTTCCACAGATCGGTTGTGAAGCACCTTTGCGCCAAGGCTAGCCAGTTCCAGCATCTCATCATAGGTTATCACGTCTATCTTCTTTGCATCCTTCACAATTCTTGGGTCTGCCGTATATACGCCGTCCACGTCTGTATAGATCTCGCATTTATCCGCGTGCAGCACCGCTGCCAGCGCTACCGCCGTCGTATCGGAGCCGCCCCTTCCAAGCGTCGTGATATCGTCATATTTATTAACGCCCTGGCCCGTTACACAATTCAATCTTCTGGAATCCAGCTCGTGGAGGCCTCCTCTCCGTATCTCACGCGCTTAAAACGCGCATTTCCGTAGCGGATGTGAATGCATCATTACCTGGAACGCATTCA carries:
- a CDS encoding amino acid kinase family protein codes for the protein MNCVTGQGVNKYDDITTLGRGGSDTTAVALAAVLHADKCEIYTDVDGVYTADPRIVKDAKKIDVITYDEMLELASLGAKVLHNRSVEMAKKYNVELVVRSSLNRSEGTVVKEASEMENY